Proteins from a genomic interval of Thunnus maccoyii chromosome 1, fThuMac1.1, whole genome shotgun sequence:
- the LOC121913498 gene encoding CD151 antigen-like yields MGAYEEKKATCGTICLKYLLFAFNFLFWLAGGFVMAVGVWTLVEKSDYISLLSSKTYAASAYILVLAGASVMVTGVLGCCGTFKEQRRLLRVYFVLLLCIFLLEILAGVLAYIYYQQLNEELKQNLRETMTQKYKQNTHDHVTNAVDKLQQEFKCCGSNSSSDWAESVWIRSRDAEGRMVPDSCCKTPTELCGRRDHPSNIYKVEGGCITKLGKFILDHLKIIGAVGVGIACVQIIGMVFTCCLYQSLKAEPY; encoded by the exons ATGGGGGCATACGAGGAGAAAAAAGCAACATGTGGAACCATCTGCCTGAAATACCTCCTGTTTGCTTTCAACTTTCTGTTTTGG TTGGCAGGGGGCTTCGTGATGGCCGTGGGTGTTTGGACCCTGGTTGAGAAGAGCGACTACATCAGCCTCCTCTCCTCCAAGACGTACGCCGCCTCCGCCTACATACTGGTCCTGGCTGGAGCCAGCGTCATGGTAACGGGCGTGCTGGGCTGCTGTGGTACCTTCAAGGAACAGAGGAGGCTACTGCGAGTG TACTTTGTCCTGCTGCTGTGTATTTTCCTGTTGGAGATCCTGGCCGGCGTCCTGGCTTATATCTACTATCAGCAG TTGAACGAGGAGCTGAAGCAGAACCTGAGGGAGACCATGACCCAGAAGTATAAACAGAACACCCATGATCACGTCACCAATGCTGTGGACAAACTGCAGCAGGAG TTCAAGTGCTGTGGCAGCAACAGTTCATCCGACTGGGCCGAGAGCGTCTGGATCCGCTCCAGAGACGCAGAAGGCAGGATGGTGCCTGACAGCTGCTGTAAGACTCCCACCGAGCTCTGCGGCCGCAGGGACCACCCCTCCAACATTTACAAGGTTGAG gGTGGCTGCATCACAAAACTGGGGAAATTCATCCTGGACCATCTGAAGATCATTGGAGCGGTGGGTGTTGGGATCGCCTGTGTACAG ATTATAGGGATGGTGTTTACATGCTGCCTATATCAAAGTCTAAAGGCAGAGCCGTActaa